Proteins encoded in a region of the Esox lucius isolate fEsoLuc1 chromosome 9, fEsoLuc1.pri, whole genome shotgun sequence genome:
- the pdcd4b gene encoding programmed cell death protein 4b, with amino-acid sequence MANDCEAWLNANPLDADDLSDSFQSGDEENGIYTNNIKNEINGNWISAPTSSSSIHEARLKAKAKRRLRKTSSRDSGRGDSLSDNGDVSRGTNGTVPPTSPKSKLLDRKSRAGKGRGLPKKGGAGGKGVWGPPGEVYDLEEVDVKDPNYDEAQESCVYATVVPPLEEGDFEKTITPIVQEYFEHGDTNEVAELLAELNLGSMSSGVPVLAVSLALEAKASHRELTSRLLTYLCGRVLSHKDVESSFDKLLRELPDLVLDTPGAAQLVGQFIARAVRDKILSKSYLDGYKGRVDCVHARAALDRAAVLLKMRMDGLRVDKVWGAGGGQRPVTQLVKEMTLLLKEYILSGDNQEAERCLRELEVPHFHHEFVYEAVVMVLESKGEKTLKMVLQLLKFLWVSSVITVDQMRRGYERVYMDIAEINIDVPRAYFILEHFVDKSFSAGFICENLRDLCPSRGRKRFVSEGDGGRFKLESY; translated from the exons ATGGCAAATGACTGCGAGGCATGGCTGAACGCAAACCCTCTGG ACGCAGATGACCTGAGCGACTCGTTTCAGTCAGGCGATGAGGAGAATGGCATTTACACCAACAATATAAAGAACGAAATCAATGGCAACTGGATTTCGGCACCTACATCCAGCAGCAGCATCCACGAGGCCCGTCTCAAAGCCAAAGCaaagaggagactgagaaaaacCTCTTCCAGGGACTCTGGGAGAGGAGACTCGCTTAGCGATAACGGTGACGTCTCCCGGGGCACCAATGGCACTGTACCCCCGACCAGCCCCAAGAGCAAACTGCTGGACAGGAAGTCCCGGGCTGGGAAGGGAAGAGGTCTACCAAAGAAAG GCGGGGCTGGAGGCAAAGGAGTGTGGGGGCCACCTGGAGAAGTGTACGACCTGGAGGAGGTTGACGTTAAAGACCCCAACTACGATGAAGCTCAG GAGAGCTGCGTGTATGCCACGGTCGTCCCTCCACTGGAAGAGGGGGACTTCGAGAAGACCATCACTCCCATAGTGCAGGAGTACTTTGAACACGGCGACACCAATGAAGTAGCG GAGCTCCTAGCGGAGCTGAACTTGGGCTCCATGTCGAGCGGCGTGCCCGTGCTGGCTGTGTCCCTGGCCCTGGAGGCTAAGGCCAGCCACCGGGAGCTCACATCCAGACTGCTGACGTACCTGTGTGGCCGCGTGCTGAGCCATAAGGACGTGGAGAGCTCCTTTGATAAGTTGCTCCGGGAGCTGCCCGACCTGGTGCTGGACACGCCGGGGGCTGCTCAG CTCGTTGGTCAATTCATCGCCCGGGCTGTGAGGGACAAGATCCTTTCTAAGAGCTACTTGGATGGCTACAAAGGCCGTGTCGACTGTGTACATGCAAG GGCGGCCCTGGATCGGGCGGCGGTGCTGCTGAAGATGAGAATGGACGGCCTGCGTGTGGACAAGGTCTGGGGCGCGGGAGGGGGTCAGAGACCTGTCACGCAGCTCGTCAAGGAG ATGACCCTGTTGCTGAAGGAGTATATTTTGTCTGGAGACAACCAGGAAGCCGAGAGATGTCTGAGAGAACTAGAGGTACCTCACTTCCACCACGAGTTTGTCTATGAG GCAGTTGTCATGGTGCTAGAGTCCAAAGGAGAGAAAACACTCAAAATGGTGCTGCAGCTGCTGAAGTTTCTGTGGGTGTCCTCTGTCATTACTGTGGACCAAATGAGACGG GGATATGAAAGAGTTTACATGGATATAGCTGAAATTAACATTGATGTCCCTCGTGCGTACTTCATCTTGGAGCATTTTGTCGACAAGAGTTTCAGTGCTGGCTTCATATGTGAAAATCTGAGGGACCTTTGTCCTTCTCG GGGCCGGAAGAGGTTTGTGAGCGAGGGCGACGGTGGTCGCTTTAAACTGGAAAGCTACTGA
- the bbip1 gene encoding BBSome-interacting protein 1: MPEVKSMFREVLPKQGQLSMEDVPTMVLCKPKLLPLKSVTLEKLEKMQLDAQEAIKQQELARKDREPQ, from the exons ATGCCTGAAGTCAAATCAATGTTTCGAGAAGTTTTGCCCAAACAAG GTCAGTTGTCCATGGAGGATGTGCCAACTATGGTGCTGTGTAAGCCCAAGCTGCTGCCTCTCAAATCAGTTACCCTTGAGAAACTGGAGAAGATGCAGCTGGATGCCCAGGAAGCAATCAAGCAACAGGAACTGGCACGGAAAGACCGAGAGCCACAGTAG
- the shoc2 gene encoding leucine-rich repeat protein SHOC-2 gives MSSTLGNKDKDPKEKDPKGGPATGKEREKEAKAALAGLGGKDVGKEPKTKGKDAKDGKKDAGSAPPAVAFSVDNTIKRPNPASGTRKKASSAEVSKEVTKCREENSTRLDLSKRSIQSLPTSIKDLTQLAELYLYSNKLQSLPSEVGCLSGLVTLALSENSLTSLPESLDSLKKLRMLDLRHNKLREIPGVVYRVTSLTTLYLRFNRITAVERDIRNLAKLTMLSIRENKIKQLPAEIGELCNLITLDVAHNQLEHLPKEIGNCTQITNLDLQHNELLDLPETIGNLSSINRLGLRYNRLSAIPRSLAKCRELEELNLENNNISVLPEGLLSSLVNLTSLTLARNCFQSYPVGGPSQFSTIYSLNMEHNRISKIPFGIFSRAKVLSKLNMKDNQLTSLPLDFGTWTSMVELNLATNQLTKIPEDICGLVSLEVLILSNNLLKKLPHGIGNLRKLRELDLEENKLESLPNEIAYLKDLQKLVLTNNQLTTLPRGIGHLTNLTHLGLGENLLQHLPEEIGTLENLEELYLNDNPNLHSLPFELALCSKLSIMSIENCPLSHLPPQIVAGGPSFIIQFLKMQGPYRAMV, from the exons ATGAGTAGTACTTTAGGCAACAAAGACAAGGACCCGAAAGAGAAGGACCCGAAAGGAGGTCCGGCCACGgggaaagaaagggaaaaagagGCCAAGGCTGCCCTGGCTGGATTGGGAGGTAAAGATGTCGGCAAGGAGCCCAAGACCAAAGGTAAAGACGCCAAAGACGGAAAGAAGGATGCGGGTTCCGCGCCGCCCGCCGTCGCCTTTTCCGTGGACAACACGATAAAGAGGCCAAATCCGGCGTCAGGGACGCGGAAAAAGGCCAGCAGTGCAGAG GTGAGCAAAGAGGTCACCAAGTGCCGCGAGGAGAACTCCACACGTCTGGATCTGTCCAAGCGTTCGATCCAGTCGCTGCCCACCAGCATCAAGGACCTCACCCAGCTGGCCGAGCTCTATCTGTACAGCAACAAGCTCCAGAGTCTCCCCTCAGAAGTGGGCTGTCTATCCGGCCTGGTCACCCTGGCCCTGAGCGAGAACTCCCTCACCAGTCTGCCGGAGTCGCTGGACTCGCTAAAGAAGCTCCGGATGCTGGACCTGAGGCACAATAAACTGAGGGAGATCCCGGGGGTGGTCTACCGGGTCACGTCGCTCACCACGCTGTACTTGAGGTTCAACCGGATCACGGCGGTGGAGCGGGACATCCGGAACCTGGCCAAGTTGACCATGCTCAGCATCCGTGAGAACAAGATCAAACAGCTGCCCGCCGAGATCG GGGAGCTTTGCAACCTCATTACCCTGGACGTTGCCCATAACCAGCTGGAACACCTTCCTAAGGAGATTGGCAACTGCACACAGATCACCAACCTTGACCTACAGCACAATGAGCTACTGGACCTACCAGAAACTATAG GCAACCTGTCGAGCATAAACCGCCTGGGTCTGCGCTACAATAGGTTGTCAGCCATCCCCAGGTCGCTGGCCAAGTGCAGGGAACTGGAAGAGCTTAACCTGGAGAACAACAACATCTCTGTGTTGCCGGAG GGTCTTCTGTCAAGTCTGGTAAACCTGACCAGTCTTACCCTGGCGAGGAACTGTTTCCAGTCCTACCCTGTTGGCGGGCCCTCCCAGTTCTCCACCATCTACTCTCTCAACATGGAGCACAACCGCATCAGCAAGATCCCCTTTGGTATCTTCTCCAGGGCCAAAGTACTCAGCAAACTCAACATGAAG GACAACCAGTTGACGTCTCTGCCTCTAGACTTCGGCACGTGGACCAGTATGGTGGAGCTCAACCTGGCCACCAATCAGCTGACGAAGATCCCGGAGGACATCTGTGGTCTTGTTTCGCTCGAG GTCTTGATTTTGTCCAACAATCTTCTGAAGAAGTTGCCCCATGGTATTGGTAACTTGAGGAAGCTGCGTGAGCTTGACTTGGAGGAGAATAAGTTGGAATCTCTTCCAAATGAAATCGCTTACCTGAAAGATTTACAG AAACTAGTGTTGACCAATAACCAGCTGACCACGTTGCCCAGAGGGATCGGCCACCTCACCAACCTGACCCACCTGGGTCTGGGGGAGAACTTACTGCAACACCTGCCTGAGGAGATCG GTACACTGGAGAACCTGGAGGAGCTGTACCTCAACGACAACCCCAACCTTCACAGCCTCCCATTCGAGCTGGCCCTGTGCAGCAAGCTGTCCATCATGAGCATTGAGAACTGTCCCCTGAGCCACCTGCCCCCACAGATCGTCGCCGGAGGCCCCTCCTTTATCATCCAGTTCCTGAAGATGCAGGGGCCGTATCGTGCCATGGTCTGA